One genomic segment of Ferrimonas sp. YFM includes these proteins:
- the yciA gene encoding acyl-CoA thioester hydrolase YciA: MSNTRTPQGQLLLRTLAMPADTNPNGDIFGGWIMSQMDMAGGLLAKEIARGRICTVSVDGMSFHTPVSVGDAVCVYGQCTRVGTSSMTITLEVWAKPVLKGEDGRHCVTEGTFTYVAITDSGKPRPVPAQR; the protein is encoded by the coding sequence ATGAGCAACACACGCACTCCCCAGGGCCAACTGCTGCTGCGTACCCTGGCCATGCCCGCCGACACCAACCCCAACGGCGACATCTTCGGCGGTTGGATCATGTCCCAGATGGACATGGCCGGCGGCCTGCTGGCCAAGGAGATCGCCCGCGGACGCATCTGCACGGTCTCGGTAGATGGCATGAGCTTCCACACGCCGGTATCTGTGGGAGACGCCGTGTGCGTTTATGGCCAATGTACCCGAGTCGGCACCAGCTCCATGACCATCACCCTGGAAGTGTGGGCCAAGCCGGTGCTCAAGGGGGAAGATGGCCGTCATTGCGTAACCGAGGGCACCTTCACCTATGTGGCGATCACCGATTCCGGTAAGCCAAGGCCGGTACCGGCGCAGCGCTGA
- a CDS encoding NAD(P)/FAD-dependent oxidoreductase, whose protein sequence is MTKIVIVGGGAGGMEIVTKLGRKLGKKGKAEITLVDRCDHHIWKPLLHELATGSLDEGLNALDYRVHAARNGYRFEQGMLHGIDRGAKQLILSPMMDDQGGEILPERRIDYDFLVLGVGAVTNDFGIAGVQQHCDFLDLTEEAMLLRRKIRNRFLQYAKEHNVETEHFQISIVGAGATGVEMAAEMHHAANTLRGYGYDINEDLLQVNLIEASNRVLPRIDKLHICDAVGRELGKLGVNVMTNTRISEVQADGMLTSEGQFIPSDMVIWSAGVKGHPMLSTLGLETSETDQILVHPSCQSVTDPAIFAFGDCAACPQEDGSWVPPRGQTARQMALLVGENIQKLMEDSSATLGEYVYRDLGAFINMSRFHTVGNLLSCVGGGMTVKGKLARWVYTTLYRRHLIALHGVWRGLLLMTLNGLQRLMRPELKLH, encoded by the coding sequence ATGACCAAGATAGTGATCGTCGGCGGCGGAGCCGGCGGTATGGAGATAGTGACTAAGCTGGGCAGAAAATTAGGAAAAAAGGGAAAAGCGGAGATTACCTTGGTGGATCGCTGTGACCACCATATCTGGAAACCTCTGCTTCATGAGCTGGCTACGGGCAGCCTGGATGAGGGGCTCAATGCCCTGGACTACCGGGTGCATGCTGCCCGAAACGGTTATCGGTTTGAGCAGGGGATGCTGCATGGCATCGACCGGGGAGCCAAGCAGCTGATCCTGTCACCCATGATGGATGATCAGGGCGGGGAGATCCTGCCTGAGCGGCGCATAGACTACGATTTTCTGGTGCTGGGTGTCGGTGCGGTGACCAATGATTTTGGCATTGCCGGAGTACAGCAGCACTGTGACTTCCTGGATCTGACCGAGGAGGCGATGCTGCTTCGGCGCAAGATCCGTAATCGGTTCCTGCAGTACGCCAAAGAACACAATGTGGAGACGGAGCATTTCCAGATCTCCATTGTCGGTGCCGGAGCAACAGGTGTGGAGATGGCGGCGGAGATGCACCATGCGGCCAATACCCTGCGGGGTTATGGTTATGACATCAATGAGGATCTGCTGCAGGTTAACCTGATTGAAGCCTCCAATCGGGTATTGCCGAGGATCGATAAGCTACACATCTGCGACGCGGTTGGCCGGGAACTGGGCAAGCTGGGGGTCAATGTGATGACCAATACCCGCATCAGTGAAGTTCAGGCGGATGGCATGCTGACCAGCGAAGGCCAGTTTATCCCATCCGATATGGTGATCTGGTCAGCCGGGGTGAAAGGACACCCCATGCTCTCCACTCTGGGGCTGGAAACCAGCGAGACGGATCAGATCCTGGTCCACCCCAGCTGTCAGAGCGTCACCGATCCGGCCATCTTCGCCTTCGGAGACTGCGCCGCCTGTCCTCAGGAGGACGGTTCCTGGGTGCCGCCAAGGGGGCAGACCGCCCGGCAGATGGCTCTGCTGGTGGGGGAGAACATCCAGAAGCTGATGGAGGACTCGAGCGCCACACTGGGAGAGTATGTGTACCGGGATCTTGGTGCCTTCATCAACATGTCCAGATTTCATACCGTGGGTAACCTGCTCTCCTGCGTCGGCGGTGGCATGACGGTGAAGGGTAAGCTGGCACGTTGGGTGTATACCACCCTCTACCGTCGTCACCTGATCGCCCTGCATGGGGTGTGGCGGGGTCTGCTGCTGATGACTCTCAATGGGTTGCAGCGATTGATGCGGCCTGAGTTAAAGCTGCATTGA
- the ltaE gene encoding low-specificity L-threonine aldolase: MIDFRSDTVTRPSEEMRRLMADAQVGDDVYGDDPSVNRLEEYAADLAGFEAALFTSSGTQANLLALMSHCQRGDEYLCGQQAHNYRFEGGGAAVLGSIQPQPVENNPDGTLPLDKLAAQIKPDDIHFAQTRLLSLENTIGGKVLPQEYLAQAQRFAFDHGLKIHLDGARVFNAAVKQQLPLSAIAQHFDSLTICLSKGLGAPVGSLLVGDEALINKARRWRKMLGGGMRQAGILAAAGHYALEHNVERLAEDHANALHLASELSQLEELEVDMAQVQTNMVFARLKGQDPRALQHHLAQRGIIISAANTLRLVTHLDVDRADMDKLVTETKAFFASNR, translated from the coding sequence ATGATCGATTTCCGCTCCGATACGGTAACCCGCCCCAGTGAAGAGATGCGCCGCCTTATGGCCGACGCCCAGGTTGGGGACGACGTCTATGGTGATGATCCCAGCGTCAACCGACTGGAGGAGTACGCCGCCGATCTGGCCGGTTTCGAAGCAGCCCTGTTCACCAGTTCAGGCACCCAGGCCAACCTGCTGGCGCTGATGAGTCATTGCCAGCGGGGAGACGAATACCTCTGTGGTCAGCAGGCACACAACTACCGATTCGAAGGCGGTGGTGCTGCGGTCCTGGGCTCCATTCAGCCTCAACCGGTGGAGAACAACCCGGATGGCACCCTGCCCCTGGATAAGCTGGCGGCCCAGATAAAGCCTGACGACATCCACTTCGCTCAGACCCGGCTGCTCAGCCTGGAGAACACCATTGGCGGTAAGGTACTTCCCCAGGAGTACCTGGCTCAGGCCCAGCGCTTTGCCTTCGATCACGGCCTGAAGATTCATCTGGATGGCGCCCGGGTGTTCAATGCAGCGGTAAAGCAGCAGCTGCCCCTGTCCGCCATCGCCCAGCATTTCGATTCGCTGACCATCTGTCTCTCCAAGGGGCTGGGGGCGCCAGTAGGATCGCTGCTGGTCGGTGATGAGGCTCTGATCAACAAGGCTCGCCGCTGGCGCAAGATGCTGGGAGGGGGCATGCGCCAGGCGGGTATCCTGGCAGCCGCCGGACACTACGCCCTGGAGCACAATGTGGAACGCCTGGCCGAGGATCACGCCAATGCCCTGCACCTGGCCAGTGAACTGAGCCAGTTGGAGGAGCTTGAAGTGGATATGGCCCAGGTTCAGACCAATATGGTGTTTGCCCGCCTCAAGGGCCAGGACCCTAGGGCTCTGCAGCATCACCTGGCTCAGAGGGGTATCATCATCTCTGCGGCCAACACCCTGAGACTGGTGACCCACCTGGATGTGGATCGAGCCGACATGGATAAGCTGGTCACCGAAACCAAAGCTTTCTTTGCGAGTAACAGATAA